One genomic segment of Tursiops truncatus isolate mTurTru1 chromosome 11, mTurTru1.mat.Y, whole genome shotgun sequence includes these proteins:
- the ATP6V1E1 gene encoding V-type proton ATPase subunit E 1, whose amino-acid sequence MALSDADVQKQIKHMMAFIEQEANEKAEEIDAKAEEEFNIEKGRLVQTQRLKIMEYYEKKEKQIEQQKKIQMSNLMNQARLKVLRARDDLITDLLNEAKQRLSKVVKDTTRYQVLLDGLVLQGLYQLLEPRMIIRCRKQDFPLVKAAVQKAIPVYKIATKRDADVHIDQEACLPEEVAGGVEIYNGDRKIKVSNTLESRLDLIAQQMMPEVRGALFGANANRKFLD is encoded by the exons ATGGCCCTCAGCGATGCCGACGTGCAAAAGCAG ATTAAGCACATGATGGCTTTTATTGAACAAGAAGCCAAtgagaaagcagaagaaatagaTGCAAAG GCAGAAGAAGAGTTCAACATTGAGAAAGGTCGTCTTGTGCAGACCCAAAGACTGAAGATTATGGAATACTacgagaagaaagaaaagcagattgAGCAGCAGAAGAAAAT TCAGATGTCTAATTTGATGAATCAAGCGAGGCTCAAAGTCCTCAGAGCGAGAGATGACCTTATCACA GACCTACTAAATGAAGCCAAACAGAGGCTCAGCAAAGTGGTAAAAGATACGACCAGGTACCAGGTGCTGCTGGATGGACTGGTCCTCCAG GGTTTGTACCAGTTGTTGGAGCCCCGAATGATCATTCGTTGCAGGAAACAGGATTTCCCTCTGGTGAAG GCTGCGGTGCAGAAAGCAATCCCCGTGTACAAAATCGCCACCAAAAGAGACGCTGATGTCCACATTGACCAGGAGGCCTGCCTGCCTGAGGAAGT AGCTGGCGGGGTTGAGATCTACAACGGGGATCGCAAAATCAAGGTCTCCAATACCCTCGAAAGCCGGCTGGACCTCATAGCCCAGCAG ATGATGCCCGAAGTGCGGGGAGCCTTGTTTGGGGCAAATGCCAACAGGAAGTTTTTGGACTAA